A portion of the Coturnix japonica isolate 7356 chromosome 4, Coturnix japonica 2.1, whole genome shotgun sequence genome contains these proteins:
- the CCNI gene encoding cyclin-I yields MKFSGPVESQRLSLLLEMAISREAQMWKAHVPKIQPNQDVAISPKQRDEVIQWLAKLKYQFHLYPETLALAISLLDRFLAVVKARPKYLNCIAISCFFLAAKTIEEDERIPVLKVLARDSFCGCSPAEIRRMEKIILDKLNWDLHMATPLDFLHIFHAVAVSNRPQLLSILPKLSPSQHVAALTKQLLHCMACYQLLQFKGSMLALAIVSLELEKLLPDWLALIIELLQKAQMDSAQLIHCRELVAHHLSTLQSSLLPNPVYVYSPLQHTLVTCNRGAFKCQPSSVPGPGFSKDNGRPEVPVTATAALYQRLPAPSGCKQASAKRKVEEMEVDDFYDGIKRLYNEDAAPEVVALENMGSVCGADVSRQEGNVSPCPPLQPVSVM; encoded by the exons GATGTAGCCATTTCTCCAAAGCAGAGGGATGAGGTCATTCAGTGGCTGGCCAAGCTCAAATACCAGTTCCACCTTTATCCAGAAACACTCGCCCTGGCCATCAGCCTTTTGGACAGGTTTTTAGCTGTGGTAAAg GCCCGTCCAAAATATTTGAACTGTATTGCAATCAGCTGCTTCTTCCTTGCTGCAAAGACCATTGAGGAAGACGAG AGGATTCCAGTACTGAAGGTGTTGGCTCGGGATAGCTTTTGTGGTTGTTCTCCAGCTGAAATTCGCAGAATGGAGAAGATTATCCTGGATAAACTGAACTGGGATCTTCACATGGCAACGCCACTGGATTTCCTTCACATT TTCCATGCAGTCGCAGTGTCCAACAGGCCTCAGCTCCTGTCCATCCTACCCAAGCTGAGCCCCTCTCAGCACGTGGCGGCACTCaccaagcagctgctgcactgcatggCCTGTtaccagctgctgcagttcaagGGCTCCATGCTGGCGCTGGCTATCGTCAGCctggagctggagaagctgctccCCGACTGGCTGGCTCTCATCATCGAGCTGCTCCAGAAGGCACAG ATGGACAGCGCGCAGCTGATCCACTGCCGGGAGCTCGTGGCACATCACCTTTCCACTCTGCAGTCTTCTCTGCTGCCCAATCCTGTATATGTCTACAGTCCCCTCCAGCATACCCTGGTGACCTGTAACAGAGGAGCGTTCAAATGCCAGCCCTCCTCTGTCCCAGGGCCAGGTTTCTCCAAGGACAACGGCAGGCCAGAAGTGCCGGTCACAGCTACAGCCGCGCTCTACCAGCGTCTGCCAGCTCCCAGCGGTTGCAAGCAAGCCTCTGCCAAGCGCAAAGTGGAAGAGATGGAAGTGGATGACTTCTACGACGGTATCAAGCGTCTCTACAACGAAGACGCTGCTCCAGAGGTAGTGGCTCTTGAGAACATGGGCTCTGTTTGCGGCGCTGACGTCTCGAGGCAGGAGGGCAACGTTTCCCCTTGTCCGCCTTTACAGCCAGTGTCTGTCATGTAG